In one window of Henckelia pumila isolate YLH828 chromosome 1, ASM3356847v2, whole genome shotgun sequence DNA:
- the LOC140891764 gene encoding UDP-glucuronic acid decarboxylase 1-like yields the protein MKQLYKQSNARRDEDVPLSDTPPYSPKALKHPRSLPRSINYILKEQRLLFILVGILIGSSFFIIQPSLSRVSTSSSVDPRNHISTRSSESAHDPRELGQNYGNWDSGSNGYRPNGVGRVPVGIRGKRKRIVVTGGAGFVGSHLVDKLIARGDDVIVIDNFFTGRKENIVHLFGNPRFELIRHDVVEPILLEVDQIYHLACPASPVHYKYNPVKTIISFFFDTNVMGTLNMLGLAKRIGARFLLTSTSEVYGDPLEHPQKETYWGHVNPIGVRSCYDEGKRTAETLTMDYHRGDGVEVRIARIFNTYGPRMCLDDGRVVSNFVAQAIRKQPMTVYGDGKQTRSFQYVSDLVDGLVALMEGEHLGPFNLGNPGEFTMLELAEVVKETIDPSATIEFKPNTADDPHKRKPDITKAKELLNWEPKISLREGLPRMVTDFRNRILNEDEGKGNK from the exons ATGAAGCAATTGTACAAGCAATCGAATGCTCGAAGAGATGAAGATGTACCCCTTTCCGATACTCCACCATACTCCCCCAAAGCCTTGAAGCACCCTCGATCTCTCCCAAGATCCATCAATTACATCCTCAAAGAGCAGCGCCTCCTGTTCATCCTCGTCGGTATCTTAATCGGCTCCTCTTTCTTCATCATCCAGCCCTCTCTATCCCGTGTCTCTACCTCCTCTTCCGTCGATCCCCGCAACCACATTTCCACCCGAAGCAGCGAATCTGCGCACGATCCGAGGGAATTAGGACAGAATTATGGGAATTGGGATAGCGGGAGTAATGGGTATCGTCCAAATGGGGTGGGGAGGGTGCCGGTTGGTATACGGGGGAAGAGGAAGAGGATCGTGGTCACTGGTGGGGCGGGATTCGTGGGTAGTCATTTGGTGGATAAGTTGATTGCTAGAGGGGATGATGTGATAGTGATAGACAACTTTTTTACTGGGAGAAAGGAGAATATCGTTCATTTGTTTGGGAATCCGAGGTTTGAGTTGATTAGGCATGATGTGGTTGAGCCCATTTTGCTGGAGGTGGATCAGATCTATCATTTGGCGTGCCCTGCGTCCCCGGTTCATTACAAGTATAATCCTGTCAAGACCATCATATCCTTCTTCTTTGAT ACAAATGTGATGGGTACCCTGAATATGTTGGGCCTTGCAAAAAGAATTGGTGCTAGGTTTCTTCTTACAAGTACAAGTGAGGTTTACGGTGATCCTCTTGAGCATCCGCAGAAGGAGACTTATTGGGGACATGTGAATCCCATAG GTGTAAGGAGTTGCTATGATGAAGGAAAACGAACGGCTGAAACCTTGACTATGGATTATCATCGCGGTGATGGTGTTGAG GTGCGCATTGCCCGCATTTTTAATACATATGGGCCTCGTATGTGTCTAGATGATGGTCGTGTTGTCAGCAACTTTGTTGCACAG GCCATACGGAAGCAACCAATGACAGTGTATGGTGATGGGAAACAAACTCGAAGTTTCCAATATGTATCCGACTTG GTTGATGGATTGGTGGCTTTGATGGAAGGCGAGCATTTGGGGCCATTCAACCTGGGTAATCCAGGAGAATTCACAATGTTAGAGCTTGCGGAG GTTGTGAAAGAAACCATTGATCCTAGTGCAACCATTGAATTTAAACCAAACACTGCTGATGACCCTCATAAGAGAAAACCAGACATTACTAAAGCAAAGGAACTTCTGAACTGGGAACCAAAGATTTCCTTGCGAGAAGGGTTGCCTCGAATGGTCACCGATTTCCGAAATCGCATCCTGAATGAAGACGAAGGAAAGGGAAACAAATGA
- the LOC140879706 gene encoding protein SODIUM POTASSIUM ROOT DEFECTIVE 2-like isoform X2: MKKMDIFCASQVSTAICLSMEQKQSSSSSSSPSPSSLLLGRALDRHNPIIRDSRRIPKSLPPCNMSQPPVSPKPIKKKNAKNPPKENHDQAEILNGLATKRADEKVSNDDGGNGNSKAAAVLAPRKSWNCTRPGDFISPPGSTRYLLSDKAAPSADPEPGLKQIPAEISKSEELKTEEPSSSPEQVVVLRVSLHCRGCEKKMRKHISRMEDIGEGMGGCFLIEV, translated from the exons ATGAAGAAAATGGATATATTCTGCGCATCACAAGTTTCGACGGCCATTTGCCTCAGCATGGAACAAaaacaatcatcatcatcatcatcatcacctTCACCGTCGTCTCTTTTACTCGGTCGAGCCCTCGACCGGCACAATCCCATTATCCGTGACTCGAGAAGAATCCCGAAATCTCTCCCTCCTTGCAACATGTCTCAGCCACCTGTCTCCCCCAAGCCAATCAAGAAAAAGAATGCGAAAAACCCTCCAAAGGAAAATCACGATCAAGCCGAGATCTTGAATGGTCTCGCTACAAAAAGAGCTGATGAAAAGGTCTCGAATGATGATGGTGGGAATGGTAATAGTAAAGCTGCTGCTGTTCTTGCGCCGAGGAAGAGCTGGAACTGTACCAGGCCGGGTGATTTCATCAGCCCTCCTGGTTCTACTAGGTATTTGTTGAGTGATAAGGCTGCTCCCAGTGCTGATCCCGAACCGGGATTGAAGCAGATACCAGCTGAAATTTCAAAGTCTGAAGAGTTGAAAACAGAGGAACCATCTTCATCTCCAGAGCAG GTGGTGGTTCTGAGAGTGTCACTGCATTGCAGAGGATGTGAGAAAAAAATGAGGAAACATATCTCTAGAATGGAAG ACATAGGTGAAGGGATGGGAGGTTGTTTCTTGATTGAAGTTTAA
- the LOC140879706 gene encoding protein SODIUM POTASSIUM ROOT DEFECTIVE 2-like isoform X1, whose translation MKKMDIFCASQVSTAICLSMEQKQSSSSSSSPSPSSLLLGRALDRHNPIIRDSRRIPKSLPPCNMSQPPVSPKPIKKKNAKNPPKENHDQAEILNGLATKRADEKVSNDDGGNGNSKAAAVLAPRKSWNCTRPGDFISPPGSTRYLLSDKAAPSADPEPGLKQIPAEISKSEELKTEEPSSSPEQVVVLRVSLHCRGCEKKMRKHISRMEGVTSFDIDFLAKKVTVVGNVTPLGVLSSISKVKNAQLWPPTIPSSIPQLYLSGSELKKGYKLAGE comes from the exons ATGAAGAAAATGGATATATTCTGCGCATCACAAGTTTCGACGGCCATTTGCCTCAGCATGGAACAAaaacaatcatcatcatcatcatcatcacctTCACCGTCGTCTCTTTTACTCGGTCGAGCCCTCGACCGGCACAATCCCATTATCCGTGACTCGAGAAGAATCCCGAAATCTCTCCCTCCTTGCAACATGTCTCAGCCACCTGTCTCCCCCAAGCCAATCAAGAAAAAGAATGCGAAAAACCCTCCAAAGGAAAATCACGATCAAGCCGAGATCTTGAATGGTCTCGCTACAAAAAGAGCTGATGAAAAGGTCTCGAATGATGATGGTGGGAATGGTAATAGTAAAGCTGCTGCTGTTCTTGCGCCGAGGAAGAGCTGGAACTGTACCAGGCCGGGTGATTTCATCAGCCCTCCTGGTTCTACTAGGTATTTGTTGAGTGATAAGGCTGCTCCCAGTGCTGATCCCGAACCGGGATTGAAGCAGATACCAGCTGAAATTTCAAAGTCTGAAGAGTTGAAAACAGAGGAACCATCTTCATCTCCAGAGCAG GTGGTGGTTCTGAGAGTGTCACTGCATTGCAGAGGATGTGAGAAAAAAATGAGGAAACATATCTCTAGAATGGAAG GAGTCACATCTTTCGACATAGATTTTCTAGCAAAGAAGGTGACTGTTGTCGGGAACGTTACGCCATTAGGCGTCCTATCCAGCATATCTAAGGTGAAGAATGCTCAACTCTGGCCTCCTACGATACCTTCCTCAATCCCACAACTCTATTTGAGTGGCTCAGAACTGAAGAAAGGGTATAAACTAGCTGGTGAATGA
- the LOC140886370 gene encoding protein SLOW GREEN 1, chloroplastic-like: MATLSLTAAKATRRQQPQITPVNLRPSSLTTPFSSLSFRNPSPPLPRLFHAPIKAAFQHSKCRNPDNPEHFSKSQISPGIPLNSIFAPLKATIITTVTAATLFFAHFHLVLKPAISAPISPPSSVESSTKDAVADEERERSIEEHLLSNPYDIDGLKELMEIKIKSKKIPEGIEIIDKLIDLEPDEKEWPMMKAHLYAYSGDTESAKYGFTELLKKDPFSVEAYHGLVTVASQGESSEELETIEKKVEDAMKLCKKENKKSEMRDFKLLLAQIRVLEGRYETALKTYQELVKEEPRDFRPYLCQGIIYTLLRKNIEAEKSFEKYRRLVPKGHPYASYFDDNMIATKVFAQKLENERAMAKN; encoded by the coding sequence ATGGCCACTCTGAGTCTCACCGCCGCTAAAGCAACCCGCCGTCAGCAGCCGCAAATCACCCCCGTCAATCTACGCCCTTCATCTCTCACCACGCCTTTCTCCTCCCTCTCCTTCAGAAACCCTTCTCCCCCTCTTCCTCGCTTGTTTCACGCCCCTATCAAAGCCGCTTTCCAACACTCGAAATGCAGAAATCCCGATAACCCTGAGCACTTCTCGAAATCCCAAATCAGCCCCGGGATTCCGTTGAATTCAATTTTTGCCCCACTCAAAGCCACTATCATCACTACAGTTACTGCCGCAACCCTCTTCTTTGCTCACTTCCATCTGGTGCTGAAACCTGCCATTTCCGCTCCGATTTCTCCTCCTTCCTCTGTCGAATCCTCCACGAAAGATGCAGTTGCTGATGAAGAAAGAGAGAGATCGATTGAAGAACACTTGCTCTCCAACCCGTATGATATTGATGGTCTCAAAGAATTGATGGAAATCAAGATAAAGAGCAAAAAGATCCCCGAAGGTATTGAAATTATTGATAAGTTGATCGATCTTGAGCCTGACGAGAAAGAATGGCCAATGATGAAAGCCCATTTGTATGCATATAGTGGGGACACAGAATCGGCGAAATATGGGTTCACCGAGCTTCTGAAGAAGGATCCTTTCAGCGTGGAAGCTTATCATGGTCTGGTGACTGTGGCCTCGCAGGGCGAGTCGAGTGAAGAGTTGGAGACCATTGAAAAGAAAGTAGAGGATGCAATGAAGCTATGTAAAAAGGAGAATAAAAAGAGTGAAATGAGAGACTTTAAGCTTTTGCTTGCGCAAATTCGGGTTCTTGAGGGGCGATATGAAACCGCATTGAAAACTTATCAAGAATTGGTGAAGGAGGAGCCTAGGGATTTTAGGCCTTATTTGTGTCAGGGCATAATCTATACTCTTTTGAGGAAGAACATTGAGGCAGAGAAGAGCTTTGAGAAGTATCGGAGATTGGTTCCGAAAGGGCACCCATACGCAAGTTACTTCGATGATAATATGATTGCCACCAAAGTTTTTGCTCAGAAGTTGGAGAATGAAAGAGCTATGGCTAAGAATTGA
- the LOC140886364 gene encoding pentatricopeptide repeat-containing protein At5g42450, mitochondrial encodes MKLPACSRHYHPITNSQCRRGFFPRAGEYINQRYEYVDLNSDARRLLDETRKRDVVSETAVIRHLVKQNLHKDAFLWFSKILHVNIRPDEHTFGALIHSSVLLKDLRLGKQIQGFSIKAGLDSNVYVGSAIVDLYVKFGCIEDAQRAFVYTHRPNVVSYTTLIRGYIKQGRFDEAVEIFQSMPERNGVSWNTMISGCSQTGKNEEAVNFFVEMLRAGELPTQFTYPCAVIAAANMGSLGVGRSIHACAMKFLGKFSLFLANSLISFYAKCGSMDDSLLVFNRIPEKNVVSWNAMICGYAQNGQGNDAIEIFKKMKLMGFQPNSVTLLCLLLACDHVGLVDKGYEYFKEAKDDTSLIKAEHYACMIDLLSRSGRFEEAEIFLHDLPFDPGIGFWKALLGGCQIHSNLELGEVAARKILELEPGDVSSYVMLSNAHSAAGRWPSVVKIRHEMREKGLNRIPGSSWVDIRSKIHVFVTGDKRHHCVDEIYMCLGSFLEHAMDWHESSVEA; translated from the coding sequence ATGAAACTCCCCGCATGCAGCCGCCATTATCATCCCATCACCAACAGCCAATGTCGAAGGGGATTCTTCCCTCGAGCTGGCGAATATATAAATCAACGATATGAGTATGTTGATCTAAATTCAGACGCTCGCCGCCTGCTCGATGAAACGCGTAAACGTGATGTGGTCTCTGAAACAGCAGTGATCCGCCACTTGGTAAAGCAAAACCTCCATAAAGATGCCTTTCTTTGGTTCTCAAAAATCCTCCATGTGAATATCAGACCCGACGAGCACACTTTTGGCGCGCTAATTCACTCTTCTGTTCTTCTAAAAGACCTCCGTTTGGGCAAGCAGATTCAAGGTTTCTCCATAAAAGCTGGCCTTGATTCTAATGTTTACGTGGGCAGCGCGATTGTGGATCTTTATGTGAAGTTCGGCTGCATTGAGGATGCCCAACGAGCTTTTGTTTATACCCATAGGCCTAATGTCGTTTCATACACGACATTGATTCGTGGGTATATCAAACAAGGTAGATTCGATGAAGCTGTGGAGATTTTTCAGTCCATGCCAGAAAGAAATGGTGTTTCTTGGAATACAATGATCAGTGGATGCAGCCAAACAGGCAAAAACGAGGAGGCTGTGAATTTTTTTGTTGAGATGTTAAGAGCAGGCGAGTTGCCGACTCAGTTTACATATCCTTGTGCAGTGATTGCAGCAGCCAATATGGGGTCCTTAGGCGTGGGGAGAAGTATTCATGCTTGTGCAATGAAGTTCTTGGGTAAATTTAGCTTGTTTCTTGCAAATTCTCTAATAAGTTTCTATGCAAAATGTGGAAGCATGGACGACAGTTTGTTGGTCTTCAATAGAATTCCCGAAAAAAATGTAGTTTCTTGGAATGCTATGATTTGTGGCTATGCGCAAAACGGACAAGGAAACGATGCAATAGAAATATTCAAGAAGATGAAGCTAATGGGCTTTCAGCCAAATAGTGTTACACTTCTTTGTTTACTATTGGCTTGTGATCATGTTGGACTTGTCGACAAAGGTTACGAGTACTTCAAGGAGGCGAAAGATGACACAAGTTTGATAAAAGCAGAGCATTACGCATGTATGATTGACTTGCTGTCCCGTTCAGGGAGGTTCGAGGAAGCTGAAATATTTCTCCATGATTTGCCTTTTGATCCTGGAATAGGATTTTGGAAGGCATTGCTAGGAGGCTGCCAGATTCATTCAAATTTAGAATTGGGGGAAGTTGCAGCCAGAAAGATATTGGAGTTGGAGCCTGGAGACGTGTCTTCGTATGTAATGCTATCTAATGCGCATTCGGCGGCTGGAAGATGGCCTAGTGTAGTGAAGATCAGGCATGAGATGAGGGAGAAGGGATTGAATAGGATTCCTGGAAGCAGTTGGGTGGATATTAGAAGCAAGATTCATGTTTTCGTTACAGGGGACAAGAGACATCACTGTGTGGATGAGATTTACATGTGTTTGGGGTCTTTTCTTGAGCATGCAATGGACTGGCATGAAAGTTCAGTAGAAGCCTAA